The Arcobacter sp. CECT 8986 DNA window GTAAAGATATGTATGATAGAACAGTTACTATTAATGGACTTAGTAAAGCAGTTGCTATGACTGGTTGGAGATTTGGATATATTGCAACTCCAAGAATTGATATAGTAAAAGCTATGATTAAACTTCAAGGACAAGTAACTTCAAATATTAATAGTATGACTCAAGTAGCTTCTATTTCTGCACTAGAAGGTGAAGCAGATAAAGAGATTGAAGCTATGAGAAAAGAGTTTGAAAAAAGAAGAAACTTTGCAGTGAAAGCATTTAATGACATCGATGGTATTTCATGTGTATCACCAAAAGGTGCATTCTATTTATTTGTAAATATCAAAGAAGTAACAGAAAACTCAATCAAATTTTGTGAACAACTTTTAGCAGAAGAAGGTGTTGCAGTTGTTCCTGGATTAGCATTTGGTCAAGAAGGTTATTTCAGATTCTCTTTTGCTACTGATTTAGAAAGTATCAAAAATGGAATTGAAAGAATCGAAAGATTCGTAGATAGAATCAAAAACATAGACTATAACGAATAATGACTCTACAAAAAAAAGCTACGCTAGTTTCTTCTAGTGTAGCTGCTATCCTTACTCTAATCAAATTAATTATCGGTATTTTTAGTGGTTCAGTTGCTGTTTTAGCTTCGGCAATTGACTCTGTTTTAGATATGTTTGTATCTGTATTTAATTACTTTGCAATATCTAATGCTGAAAAACCAGCTGATAAGACATTTAACTATGGAAGAGGAAAGATAGAAGCTTTGGCTTCTGTAATAGAAGGTACAATAATTACTCTTTCTGGGGTATTTTTATTATATGAAGCAGTAAAAAAATATTTCACAAGTCAAACATCACAATATTTAGAAATATCACTTATCGTGATGGTAATATCTTTAATAATTACAATAGGATTAGTTACATACTTAAATTATGTATCAAAAAAGACTAATAATATGGTTATTAAAGCTGATGCGTTACACTATAAAACTGACGTTTATTCAAATATTGCAGTTTTAGGTTCACTTATTTTAGTAAAACTTACAAGTTATGAGATTATTGATGTAATTGTAGGTGCAAGTATCGCTATTTATATTATATATTCAGCTTATGAGCTTATTTCTGATGGAATTCTTATTCTTTTAGATAGAGCAGTTGATGAAGAAGTAGTAAATAAAATAAAAGAAATTATAAACTCAAATGAGAAAATAACTACATACCATCTACTAAAGACAAGAGAAGCAGCAAATCAGACTTTTGTTGATGTTCACTTAGTTTTTGATTATGAGATATCACTTATGAATGCACATAGAGTAAGTGACAAAATTGAAGATAAAATAAAAGATATTGACAAAACAAAAGATTGGGTTATAAATATTCATCTAGACCCATATGATGACCTTAAAAGTAATCTTGCAAATTTATAGTGTTTAGAAAGTAGGAATAACCCTACTCTCTTTTTTCTCTTACTATTTTTACAGCTTTTACCATATTTTCTAAACTCTGTTTTACTTCTGGCCATTTTCTAGTTTTTAGCCCACAATCTGGATTTATCCACAATTGTTCTTTTGGAAGAACTTCAAGTAAAGCCTCTATTTGTTCAACCATCTCTTCAACACTTGGAACTCTTGGACTATGAATATCATAAACACCTGGCCCAACTTCTTGTTTGTATCCAACTTCATTAAATATTTTTAATAGCTCATTTCCACTTCTTGCAGTTTCAATAGATATTACATCAGCATCCATTGCTTCAATTGTTTTAATAATGTCATTGAACTGACTGTAACACATATGCGTATGAATTTGAGTATCTATTTTTGATTTACTTACACTTAATTTAAAGTTATCAACTGCCCACTTCTCATAGTTTTTAATATTCTCTTTTCTTAAAGGATAACCCTCTTTAAACGCTGCCTCATCCACTTGTATCATCTTTATACCAGCATTTTGTAAATCATCAACTTCATTTGCAATAGCTAAAGCTATCTGTCTTGCAACTTCATTTCTTGGCTTATCATCTCTTACAAAAGACCAATTTAAAATAGTAACAGGACCTGTTAACATACCTTTTACTATCTTTTCTGTTTTACTTTGTGCATATTTAATCCACTCAACAGTCATTGGATTTTCTCTACTTACATCACCAAAAATCAATGGTGGTTTTACGCATCTACTTCCATATGATTGAACCCACGCATTTTTAGTAAAGGCAAAACCTTCTAGTAACTCACCAAAGTACTCAACCATATCATTTCTTTCAGGTTCACCATGAACTAATACATCAAGTCCAATACTCTCTTGAAAAGAGATACAATCATCAATATACTCTTTGATATTAGACTCATACTCATCTTTTGAGATTATGCTATTTTTGTAATCTCTTCTATTTTTTCTAATTTCTGGTGTTTGAGGAAAAGAACCAATAGTTGTAGTTGCTAAATCTTCATATTTAAAGTATTCTCTTTGAGCTTTTATTCTATCTTCAAAATTATCTTTTCTTTCTAATAAACTTAGTGAATTTATTTCATCTTGAACTTTTTTATTATGTATTTTAATTGATTCTTTTCTACTTTTATTTGCTTGTTCGTTCTCTTTTAATAAAGATTTATCATCTAAACTCAACTCTTCATCAAAAAATATTTTTGATATTAATCTTAACTCAACTAGTTTCTCTTTTGCAAAACTTAGCCAAGATTTTATATCTTTATCTAAAGATGTTTCATACTCCAATGTAAAAGGAACATGAAGTAAAGAGCAAGAAGTTGATACCAAAATTTTATCTTTATTTATAACTTTTGCGATTTTTTCTAATAACTCTACTTTTTTAGAAATATCACTTTTCCATACATTTCTTCCATCTACAACACCAGCAATTAAAACTTTATTTGAAGCTTTTATATCTTCTAAAACTTCAAAGTTTTTACTTCCATAAACAAAATCTAAAGCAAAAGCCCAGATATTTGTATTTACTAATACTTTTGTTGCTTCATTTGAGTGCTCAAAATATGTAGCAACTACAATTTTTAGCTTATTTGATACTGATGATAATTTATCATAAACGGGTTTTATCAAAGATAGTACTTTAGTATCCAAATCTTTTACAAATAAAGGTTCATCAAACTGTATAACAACATCATCTGAAAGTTCACTAAGTTCTTCTAATAATTTACAATACTCATTTACTACACTATTTATATGTAAAAATGTATCACTATTATCAACAGATTTACTCAATCCCAAATATGTAATTGGTCCAATTAAATTTATTTTTGTATTTAGTGATAATTCTTTTGATTGTTTATATTCATTTATCACTTTTTTACTATTTAATTTAAAAGTTGTATCTTTTGATATTTCTGGAACAATATAGTGATAATTTGTATTAAACCACTTAGTCATCTCCATTGCAACACAATCTTTACTTCCTCTTGCCATTGAAAAATATAGCTCTTCACCTTTTAGATTTTCAAATCTTTTAGGAATAGCTCCAAGTAAAATTGTAGTATCTAACATATTGTCATAATATGAAAAATCATTTGATGATATAAAATCAACTTTTGCTTTTTTTTGATAAGACCAGTGTCTTTTTTTCAACTCATTTGCAACATATTCAACTTCACTAAAGTCAACATCAGCTGACCAGAAACTCTCTAATACTTTTTTAAGTTCTCTTTTTTCTCCAATTCTTGGAAATCCGATAACATAATTTTTAGACATTACTTTATCCTTTAATATATACTATTTTATTTTGATATGATTTTTGTTTTTATTTATTAAGTATTAAAGGAATTGGGGAGGATGTACGCCAGTTCTTCTAAACGCGAAGAATTTACAATAATAAGGACATCTTGGAATAAATTTAAAAAGTGCAACAGCTAATTGAGTCTTTCTTCTAAAGACACAATCACAATGACAAGGTTTGCTATTTTGAACAAAACTATTTAATAAACTTAACTCTTCTAAACTGACTATGTCATCTTCTGATTCATCAGAAAAACTAGATTTTTCAAAATTAAGATTATTTTTAAAAGTTGTAGTCATAGCATGAAGTCTTTGTGCTACTGCATATGCAAGTATTGATGATAGTGAAAAATACTTTTTGAAACCAAGAGGTTTTTTCATGACTACTCCTTTTTAAATTTTTAGTTCATAATTATAACTTAAAAATATTAAAGTTATAACTAAAAACTATAATAATTATAATTTTTGCTAAAAGAGTAAATTATTTACTCTTTTTAGCTTTAGCATTAGGAAGATCCGTAATACTACCTTCATAAATCTCAGCAGTTAATCCTACTGATTCATGTAAAGTTGGGTGAGCATGAACAGTAAGTGCCATATCTTCAGCATCACAATCCATCTCAAGTGCAAGACCAATTTCACCTAGTAATTCACCTGCATTATCTCCAACAATTGCTCCACCAATTAATGTATTATCTTTTTTATCAAAAATAAGTTTAGTGAAAGCATTTTCACTTACATCACTTGCAAGTGCTCTACCTGAAGCTGACCAAGGAAAAGTTGAAACTTCATAATCAATTCCAGCTTCTTTAGCTTCTTTTTCTGTCATACCAGCCCATGCAATTTCAGGGAATGTATAAGCAATTGAAGGAATCATTTTTGGTTCAAAATAGTGTTTTTTACCAGCAATAACTTCAGCTGCAACATGACCTTCATGTACACCTTTGTGAGCAAGCATTGGTTGACCAACAATATCACCAATTGCAAAAATATTTTCTACATTAGTTCTCATTTGTTTATCAACTTCAATTAATCCCCAATCATTTACATTAACACCTGCATTTTCAAGTCCTAACATTTTACCATTTGCAGCACGTCCAATTGCTACTAATACTGCATCATAAACGATTGGTTCTGCACTAACACCTTCACCTTCCATAGAAACATGAATACCATCATCTTTTGCTTCTACTTTAGCAACTTTAGTGTTTACCATAATGTTAAATCTATCTTTGTTTGCTTTTGTATATGCTTTGATTACATCTTTATCAGCAACTGGAACTAATTGGTCTTGCATCTCAACAACATCAATACTTGAACCTAATTTTTGATAAACTGTTCCCATTTCAAGGCCGATAATTCCACCACCCATAATAAGTAGTTTTTTTGGAACTTCTTTTAATCTTAAAGCATCAGTTGAGTCCCAAATTCTTGGGTCTTCATGTGGGATAAATGGTAATTCAATAGGTCTAGAACCAGCTGCAATAATTGCATTATCAAAATTTACGATTGTTTCTTCATCACCATTTTTAACAGATACACTGTTTTTATCTAAGAAAGTTGCAGTACCATTTACAACTGTAACTTTTCTCATTTTTGCCATTGCAGATAAACCATCAGTTAATTTTTTTACAACTGAATTTTTATATCCTGCAATTTTTTCTATATCAATTTCTGGCTTACCAAAACTTACACCATGTGGAGTAATTTCTTCTGCTTCTTCGATAACTTTAGCAACATGTAGAAGTGCTTTTGAAGGGATACATCCAACATTTAGACAAACTCCTCCTAAAGTGTTGAATCTTTCAACTAAAACAACATCAAAACCTAAATCTGCACTTCTAAAAGCAGCAGAATAACCCGCAGGTCCTGCTCCTATTACTAATACTTGTCCTTTTATTTCTTTACTCATAATTACCTCGATTTATTATAAAAGTAATAATCTAATATCACTTAATAGTTTTGAAAGTGTTGTTGTAAATCTTGCACCATCTGCTCCATCTACAACTCTGTGGTCATAAGATAGTGATAATGGTAACATTAATCTTGGCTCAAAATCTTTTCCATTATATTTTGGTTTAAATTCTGATTTAGATAATCCTAAAATTGCAACTTCTGGTGCATTTATAATTGGAGTAAATGCTGTTCCACCAATTCCTCCAAGACTTGAGATTGTAAAACAAGCACCTTGCATATCTTGTGCTTTTAATTTTCCATCTCTTGCTTTTTTAGAAATCTCTTTTAATTCATTTGATAACTCTTCAATTCCTTTTTTATCAACATCTTTGATAACTGGAACTACAAGTCCATTTGGAGTATCTACTGCAACTGCAATATTAATATATTTTTTGAATATAATACTTTGTCCATCTGGGCTTAATGATGAGTTGAAGTTAGGATATAACTCTAATGCTTTTGCAACTGCTTTTAAAGCAAAAACTAATGGAGATATTTTTACACCATTCTCTTTTTTTGCATTAAGTGCATTTTGAGCTTTTCTGAACTCTTCAAGTTCTGTAATATCTGCTTCATCAAATTGTGTAACGTGAGGAATACCAACCCAGTTTCTATGTAAACTTGGTCCAGATATTTTTTGAATTCTACTCATTTCTACTGTTTCAATCTCTCCAAATTTAGAGAAATCAACTGGTTTAAGTTCTGGTAAATTAAATCCTAAAGAACCACCACTTGTACCAGCAGCTTCAGCATTATTGATATTTTTGATTTTAGTTTTGATGTATTCTCTTACATCTTCTCTTAAAATTCTACCTTTTCTTGCACTACCATTTACTAATGCTAAATCAATACCAAACTCTCTTGCAAGTCTTCTAACAGATGGAGAAGCATAAACTTTTCCTGTTGTTTTTACAGGTTCACCTTGAGGTTTAGAAGCTGTTTCTTCTTTAGCTTTTGGTTCTTCTTTTGTCTCAACTTTTGCAGTTGGTTCAGCTGTTTGTTTTGCAACTGGTTCTGCTTTTGGTGCACCTTCTACTGTTTTTTCCATTTTTGCAATTAAAGTTCCAGTTTTTACTTTATCACCAGCATTTACTAATAACTCAGTAATTTTACCTTTAAATGGAGCAGGAACATCCATAGTAGCTTTTTCTGTTTCTAGTGTAATAAGACCATCTTCTTCTTCAACCTCATCACCAACACTTACAGCTATTTCGATTACATCTACTGCATCATCTTGACCTAAATCAGGAACAACTACATCTTCTATTACAGTTGTAGTTTCAGTAGCAACTTCTTTAGTTTCTACTACTTCTTCTTTTGGCTCTTCTTTTACTTCTTCTACTTTTTCTTCAGCTTTTGGTTCTTCTTGTACAGGTGCAGGTACACTATCTTCTGCTCCTGCTTTTTTAATAGTACAAACTACATCACCTTCAGAAATTTTATCACCAGTTTTTACATTGATTGATTCGATAGTCCCTGCAAAATCTGCAGGAATATCCATAGAAGCTTTTTCTGTTTCTACAACAATTATCGCTTCTTCTTCTTCAATATTATCACCAGCTTTAACACAAATTTCAATAACTTCTACTGATTCTCCACCAACATCTGGTAGTTTGATTTCTTCTATACTCATTATTTCACCTTATGCATTTAATGGGTTAATTTTTTCTGTATTTATATTGTATTTTTTAATTGTATCTAATACTACTGATTTTTCAACTAAACCTTTATCAGCTAATTGAGAAATTGTACTAAATACGATAAATTTAGAATCCACTTCAAAGTGTGTTCTTAAGTTTTCTCTACTATCAGATCTACCAAATCCATCAGTACCTAAAGCTTTGAAACTTCCTTTTACATAAGCTCTAATTTGGTCAGAGTATAATTTAATATAATCAGTTGCAGAAACAACAACATTATCTTCATTATCTCCAAGAACTTGAGTTACATATGGTACTTTTTTCTCATCATTTGGATGTAATGAATTATATCTTTCTACATCTTGACCTTCTCTTGTTAATTCATTGTATGAAGTAACAGAGTAAACATCTGATGAAATTCCATAATCTTCAGCTAAAATTTTAGCAGCTTCTCTTACTTGTTGTAAGATAGAACCAGAACCTAATAATTTA harbors:
- the lpdA gene encoding dihydrolipoyl dehydrogenase, which codes for MSKEIKGQVLVIGAGPAGYSAAFRSADLGFDVVLVERFNTLGGVCLNVGCIPSKALLHVAKVIEEAEEITPHGVSFGKPEIDIEKIAGYKNSVVKKLTDGLSAMAKMRKVTVVNGTATFLDKNSVSVKNGDEETIVNFDNAIIAAGSRPIELPFIPHEDPRIWDSTDALRLKEVPKKLLIMGGGIIGLEMGTVYQKLGSSIDVVEMQDQLVPVADKDVIKAYTKANKDRFNIMVNTKVAKVEAKDDGIHVSMEGEGVSAEPIVYDAVLVAIGRAANGKMLGLENAGVNVNDWGLIEVDKQMRTNVENIFAIGDIVGQPMLAHKGVHEGHVAAEVIAGKKHYFEPKMIPSIAYTFPEIAWAGMTEKEAKEAGIDYEVSTFPWSASGRALASDVSENAFTKLIFDKKDNTLIGGAIVGDNAGELLGEIGLALEMDCDAEDMALTVHAHPTLHESVGLTAEIYEGSITDLPNAKAKKSK
- a CDS encoding cation diffusion facilitator family transporter — translated: MTLQKKATLVSSSVAAILTLIKLIIGIFSGSVAVLASAIDSVLDMFVSVFNYFAISNAEKPADKTFNYGRGKIEALASVIEGTIITLSGVFLLYEAVKKYFTSQTSQYLEISLIVMVISLIITIGLVTYLNYVSKKTNNMVIKADALHYKTDVYSNIAVLGSLILVKLTSYEIIDVIVGASIAIYIIYSAYELISDGILILLDRAVDEEVVNKIKEIINSNEKITTYHLLKTREAANQTFVDVHLVFDYEISLMNAHRVSDKIEDKIKDIDKTKDWVINIHLDPYDDLKSNLANL
- the aceF gene encoding dihydrolipoyllysine-residue acetyltransferase, encoding MSIEEIKLPDVGGESVEVIEICVKAGDNIEEEEAIIVVETEKASMDIPADFAGTIESINVKTGDKISEGDVVCTIKKAGAEDSVPAPVQEEPKAEEKVEEVKEEPKEEVVETKEVATETTTVIEDVVVPDLGQDDAVDVIEIAVSVGDEVEEEDGLITLETEKATMDVPAPFKGKITELLVNAGDKVKTGTLIAKMEKTVEGAPKAEPVAKQTAEPTAKVETKEEPKAKEETASKPQGEPVKTTGKVYASPSVRRLAREFGIDLALVNGSARKGRILREDVREYIKTKIKNINNAEAAGTSGGSLGFNLPELKPVDFSKFGEIETVEMSRIQKISGPSLHRNWVGIPHVTQFDEADITELEEFRKAQNALNAKKENGVKISPLVFALKAVAKALELYPNFNSSLSPDGQSIIFKKYINIAVAVDTPNGLVVPVIKDVDKKGIEELSNELKEISKKARDGKLKAQDMQGACFTISSLGGIGGTAFTPIINAPEVAILGLSKSEFKPKYNGKDFEPRLMLPLSLSYDHRVVDGADGARFTTTLSKLLSDIRLLLL
- the metE gene encoding 5-methyltetrahydropteroyltriglutamate--homocysteine S-methyltransferase, which encodes MSKNYVIGFPRIGEKRELKKVLESFWSADVDFSEVEYVANELKKRHWSYQKKAKVDFISSNDFSYYDNMLDTTILLGAIPKRFENLKGEELYFSMARGSKDCVAMEMTKWFNTNYHYIVPEISKDTTFKLNSKKVINEYKQSKELSLNTKINLIGPITYLGLSKSVDNSDTFLHINSVVNEYCKLLEELSELSDDVVIQFDEPLFVKDLDTKVLSLIKPVYDKLSSVSNKLKIVVATYFEHSNEATKVLVNTNIWAFALDFVYGSKNFEVLEDIKASNKVLIAGVVDGRNVWKSDISKKVELLEKIAKVINKDKILVSTSCSLLHVPFTLEYETSLDKDIKSWLSFAKEKLVELRLISKIFFDEELSLDDKSLLKENEQANKSRKESIKIHNKKVQDEINSLSLLERKDNFEDRIKAQREYFKYEDLATTTIGSFPQTPEIRKNRRDYKNSIISKDEYESNIKEYIDDCISFQESIGLDVLVHGEPERNDMVEYFGELLEGFAFTKNAWVQSYGSRCVKPPLIFGDVSRENPMTVEWIKYAQSKTEKIVKGMLTGPVTILNWSFVRDDKPRNEVARQIALAIANEVDDLQNAGIKMIQVDEAAFKEGYPLRKENIKNYEKWAVDNFKLSVSKSKIDTQIHTHMCYSQFNDIIKTIEAMDADVISIETARSGNELLKIFNEVGYKQEVGPGVYDIHSPRVPSVEEMVEQIEALLEVLPKEQLWINPDCGLKTRKWPEVKQSLENMVKAVKIVREKRE